In Onychostoma macrolepis isolate SWU-2019 chromosome 04, ASM1243209v1, whole genome shotgun sequence, one DNA window encodes the following:
- the LOC131538448 gene encoding uncharacterized protein LOC131538448 — MCHVFYTKQNTKCVNQCLKQLHDHISGITIPEDTLDVKPPVDDYIPPEAKTILARSPFTKEFDSVLDTVMCNEDPEEETEIGNNKYHCPGILDFLIKDYMPIFPLWSGIMLGDLTRHNAKESRDDDELQKTHDTNCHAENWFCIVKDKILQKKLHHRPATFIQKMYASLQGRYREHILQHNLPDRILQKCFSVKKGRLEDSEEKWAKKSVWARKGNKTKYFHTPDVIPSPKAKSSKPSVGHPKSSKEGDCVKIESKISQSRNTTPHRVKGVSKTSQASEAQTKTENKETDSVEVVSDTSQESKASVRQQRSRRIKPHQVKGASKPSQASKASVTKHKGKKEKTDTEATTHACHDDIVQASWNSKDSEVVVAVVQSLDTDAIYTLHITDFKSLKPHNWLNGEVIECYFQTLLNSKDCGRKIFLFNHYYAGVIVFGERSAMSNYSYKKVNFENYDAIIGFMQVHSNHWKFLYLNRTLQKAFVVDPQGNDEEKDSALAAKRFRQYFKMRQIVHNKTDWVDVKWTTGVLTHNIQKDGYSCGIYVMQVTIQLNVALEQHSFLHNLNSVIYKFPILLCLIHFASLFYYIYVTNRWLRRQWRLFQ, encoded by the exons ATGTGCCATGTGTTCTacaccaaacaaaacacaaagtgTGTCAACCAGTGTCTTAAACAACTTCATGACCATATTAGTGGAATAACAATTCCGGAAGACACACTTGATGTGAAGCCGCCAGTGGATGACTACATCCCTCCAGAGGCGAAAACAATACTGGCCAGGTCACCGTTCACCAAAGAATTTGATAGTGTACTTGACACTGTCATGTGTAATGAAGATCCAGAAGAAGAAACAGAAATTGGCAACAACAAATACCATTGTCCAGGGATACTGGATTTTCTCATTAAAGATTATATGCCAATTTTCCCACTCTGGTCAGGGATAATGCTTGGAGATTTGACAAGACACAACGCCAAAGAATCTAGAGATGACGACGAACTACAGAAAACCCATGACACAAATTGTCATGCAGAAAATTGGTTCTGCATTGTCAAAGataaaatattacagaaaaaaCTGCACCATCGTCCAGcaacattcattcaaaaaatgtatgcatCATTGCAAGGCCGGTACAGGGAGCACATTCTGCAACACAACCTTCCTGACAGAATATTACAGAAGTGTTTCAGTGTGAAAAAAGGACGATTGGAGGACTCTGAAGAAAAATGGGCCAAGAAGAGCGTGTGGGCCCgaaaaggaaataaaacaaagtacTTTCATACACCAGATGTAATACCTTCTCCAAAAGCAAAA TCATCAAAACCTTCAGTCGGTCACCCAAAGTCCAGTAAGGAAGGAGATTGTGTCAAAATTGAGTCAAAAATTTCACAG TCTAGAAACACAACACCACACCGTGTCAAAGGAGTGTCTAAAACTTCACAG GCATCAGAAGCTCAGACCAAAACCGAAAACAAAGAAACCGACAGTGTTGAGGTTGTGTCAGACACTTCACAG GAATCAAAAGCTTCTGTTCGGCAGCAGAGGTCCAGAAGGATAAAACCACACCAGGTCAAAGGAGCATCAAAACCTTCACAG GCATCAAAAGCTTctgtaacaaagcacaaaggcaaaaaggaaaaaacagaCACTGAGGCCACAACTCATGCCTGTCATGATGACATTGTACAG gCTTCTTGGAATTCAAAGGACAGTGAAGTAGTAGTTGCAGTGGTGCAGTCACTTGACACGGATGCAATATATACATTGCACATAACAGATTTCAAAAGCCTCAAACCACACAACTGGTTGAATGGGGAG GTTATTGAATGCTACTTCCAAACACTGTTGAATTCAAAAGACTGtggaagaaaaatatttttattcaaccacTACTATGCCGGTGTCATTGTATTTGGGGAGAGGTCTGCAATGTCAAATTACAGTTACAAAAAG GTCAACTTTGAGAACTATGATGCCATCATTGGATTCATGCAAGTACACAGTAACCACTGGAAATTTCTG TATCTCAATAGGACATTGCAGAAAGCCTTTGTGGTGGATCCCCAAGGGAATGATGAAGAAAAAGATTCTGCACTTGCTGCTAAAAGATTCAg ACAATACTTCAAGATGCGGCAGATAGTTCATAATAAAACAGACTGGGTGGATGTGAAATGGACAACAGGTGTCTTGACCCACAACATACAGAAAGATGGTTACAGCTGTGGCATTTATGTCATGCAGGTAACTATACAATTGAATGTAGCCTTGGAACAACACTCATTTTTGCATAACCTCAATAGTGTAATATATAAATTTCCTATTCTGCTATGTCTAATTCATTttgcaagtttattttattatatttatgtaaccAACAGATGGCTAAGGAGACAGTGGAGGCTTTTCCAATGA